One genomic region from Vanacampus margaritifer isolate UIUO_Vmar chromosome 2, RoL_Vmar_1.0, whole genome shotgun sequence encodes:
- the LOC144044935 gene encoding angiopoietin-related protein 1-like — protein sequence MGPGMWSLFTLFGLSLWSNSEALFKNPILSRARRAPEANGDKSRCSYTFLVPEQKITGPICAASGPVPDKDRVTRLDVAAVRDLLSKQRREMETLKLVVDVDGNLVNEMKLLRKESRNMNSRVTQLYMQLLHEIIRKRDNSLELAQLETRILNATAESLRLSSRYKELEAKYAALSAMVNNQSVVIGALEESCMKMQDRRQEPPPLGPPMVHVVPENIPVNVPRITNEIRGDNSGSFARERGSRSGPSPTGGTLEVLKPPQTNFSAEGPFRDCLEAQEAGHVTSGMYLIKPDEAEKSLQVWCEQDMDNGGWTVILSRKDGSVNFFRNWENYKSGFGNTDGEYWLGLDGIYKLGRQGDYKLQVEMEDWMNKKVYAQYSSFHLEPESEGYRLRLGTYRGNAGDSLSSHNGKQFTTLDRDKDAFSGNCAHFHKGGWWYNACGQANLNGVWYSGGVYRSKFQDGIFWADYGGGFYSMKSVRLMIRPIDG from the exons ATGGGACCTGGAATGTGGAGCTTGTTTACTTTGTTTGGCCTGTCCCTCTGGAGCAACAGCGAAGCCCTATTCAAAAACCCCATCCTCTCCCGGGCACGGCGAGCTCCAGAGGCCAATGGAGACAAATCCAGGTGCTCCTACACCTTCCTGGTTCCTGAGCAGAAGATCACAGGTCCAATCTGCGCAGCCAGCGGTCCCGTCCCAGACAAAGACCGAGTGACTCGCCTTGATGTGGCCGCAGTGCGTGACCTTCTGTCCAAGCAAAGGCGGGAGATGGAGACTCTGAAACTGGTGGTGGACGTTGACGGTAACCTGGTGAATGAGATGAAGCTGCTGAGAAAAGAGAGCAGGAACATGAACTCCAGGGTGACCCAGCTTTATATGCAGCTGCTGCACGAAATCATCAGGAAGAGGGACAACTCACTGGAGCTGGCTCAGTTGGAGACGCGCATCCTTAATGCCACTGCTGAGTCACTTCGTCTGTCTTCCCGTTACAAGGAACTGGAGGCCAAATACGCTGCTCTCTCAGCCATGGTCAACAACCAGTCGGTGGTGATAGGCGCTCTGGAAGAAAGTTGCATGAAGATGCAGGATCGCAGACAAGAGCCGCCACCACTTGGCCCGCCGATGGTGCACGTGGTGCCTGAGAACATTCCTGTTAATGTCCCGCGTATCACCAATGAGATCCGAGGGGATAATAGCGGAAGCTTTGCCCGCGAAAGGGGCTCTCGTTCGGGGCCGTCACCCACAGGCGGCACCCTGGAAGTCCTGAAACCCCCTCAGACAAACTTTAGTGCTGAAG GTCCATTCCGAGACTGTCTGGAGGCTCAAGAGGCCGGCCACGTCACCAGCGGCATGTATTTGATCAAACCTGACGAGGCAGAGAAGTCCCTGCAAGTCTGGTGTGAGCAGGATATGGACAATGGAGGCTGGACTGTGATTCTTAGCAGGAAAGACGGCTCTGTTAACTTCTTCAGGAACTGGGAAAATTACAAG AGCGGGTTCGGAAACACAGATGGGGAGTACTGGCTCGGTCTGGACGGCATTTACAAGCTGGGACGTCAGGGCGACTACAAACTACAGGTGGAGATGGAAGACTGGATGAACAAGAAGGTGTACGCTCAGTACAGTAGCTTCCACCTTGAACCCGAGAGCGAGGGCTACCGTCTCAGGTTGGGCACTTATCGAGGCAATGCTGGCGACTCTCTCAGCAGCCACAACGGAAAACAGTTCACTACTCTGGATCGAGACAAGGATGCCTTCTCAG GTAACTGTGCCCATTTCCACAAAGGCGGCTGGTGGTACAACGCTTGCGGCCAAGCCAATCTGAACGGCGTGTGGTACAGCGGAGGCGTCTACAGAAGCAAATTCCAGGACGGGATCTTCTGGGCTGACTACGGTGGAGGCTTCTACTCCATGAAGTCCGTCCGCCTGATGATTCGGCCCATCGATGGATGA